A genome region from Thermococcus onnurineus NA1 includes the following:
- the pdxT gene encoding pyridoxal 5'-phosphate synthase glutaminase subunit PdxT, with translation MLRVGVIGVQGAVSEHIEAVKRAFERLGVEGEAFWLRRPEQLNAIDAIILPGGESTTISRLMQKNGLFEPVKKLGEEGLPIMGTCAGLILLAKEVEGAVEGQRFLELLDVRVNRNAYGRQVDSFEAPLKLSFSDEPFPGVFIRAPKIVELLNDKVKPIAWHGDEVVGVEQGNIIGLAFHPELTDDARLHEYFLRKAL, from the coding sequence GTGCTCAGAGTCGGAGTTATTGGTGTTCAGGGGGCAGTTAGCGAGCACATCGAGGCGGTGAAGAGGGCCTTCGAGAGGCTCGGCGTCGAGGGGGAGGCATTCTGGCTGAGGAGGCCCGAGCAATTGAATGCTATTGATGCAATAATCCTGCCAGGCGGAGAGAGCACGACCATATCTCGGCTGATGCAGAAGAATGGTCTCTTTGAGCCGGTTAAGAAGCTCGGTGAGGAGGGGCTTCCAATAATGGGCACCTGTGCCGGTTTAATCCTTCTCGCAAAGGAGGTCGAGGGAGCCGTTGAGGGACAGCGCTTTCTGGAGCTCCTCGACGTCAGGGTTAACAGAAACGCCTACGGCAGGCAGGTGGACAGTTTCGAAGCCCCGTTAAAGCTGTCCTTCAGTGATGAACCGTTCCCGGGTGTCTTTATTCGTGCTCCAAAGATAGTCGAGCTTCTGAACGATAAGGTCAAGCCCATAGCCTGGCACGGCGATGAGGTCGTTGGCGTAGAGCAGGGGAACATCATTGGCTTAGCGTTCCATCCTGAGTTAACCGACGATGCGAGGCTGCATGAGTACTTCCTCCGGAAGGCTCTTTGA
- a CDS encoding DUF2101 family protein: MSLEDFLYNIGEAVDSGIHKLIEFINPSPSEDPPTFRYLTRLIKKDLTTHEFLSLKLQIAFLIYLLTNLAVLFLKLNPLWLAVIALIYFLYLRYLLTRNREFFIEPEPYRFFYYFISLISFGAFLGYSFIRRIATSIYYYYGYLVLVFIAVMAFRWYFKTKYGRDWTYGVVEEIRGDIVKVFVHDDISANVKPGRYWVDAVDDLEVGRVVKLIVEDRRLRGAVPTKIIEVYLSSQTSTEPKEESE, translated from the coding sequence TGGAAGATTTCCTTTATAATATAGGTGAAGCGGTGGACTCCGGAATTCACAAACTAATTGAGTTTATCAACCCCTCCCCATCAGAAGACCCACCCACGTTCAGATACCTTACACGGCTGATAAAGAAGGATTTAACAACCCACGAGTTCCTCAGCCTTAAGCTCCAAATTGCATTCTTAATATATCTCCTAACAAACCTCGCAGTCCTGTTCCTAAAGCTTAATCCCCTCTGGCTCGCTGTGATAGCCCTGATATACTTCCTCTACCTTCGCTACCTGCTCACAAGAAACAGGGAATTCTTTATAGAACCAGAGCCGTACAGATTCTTCTACTACTTCATTTCCCTGATATCCTTTGGTGCGTTCCTTGGCTACTCCTTCATCAGGAGAATCGCCACAAGCATCTACTATTACTACGGCTACCTTGTGCTGGTGTTCATAGCAGTCATGGCATTCAGATGGTATTTCAAGACTAAATACGGACGTGACTGGACCTATGGCGTTGTGGAGGAAATCCGTGGGGACATTGTGAAGGTATTCGTCCATGATGACATTTCCGCCAACGTCAAGCCAGGCCGCTACTGGGTCGATGCCGTCGATGATTTAGAGGTCGGGAGGGTCGTGAAGCTAATCGTGGAAGACAGACGGCTGAGAGGCGCGGTGCCGACTAAGATCATAGAGGTCTATCTGTCCTCCCAGACCTCAACGGAGCCGAAAGAAGAAAGTGAATGA
- the guaA gene encoding glutamine-hydrolyzing GMP synthase, whose protein sequence is MWESFIDEKVKEIRETVGDGKAIIALSGGVDSSTAAVLAHRAIGDKLHAVFVNTGFLRKGEPEFVLKTFRDELGMNLHYVDAQGRFFEALKGVTDPEEKRKVIGRVFIEVFEEVAREIDAEFLIQGTIAPDWIESKGKIKSHHNVGGLPERLNLKLIEPLRDLYKDEVRELAKELGLPEKIYNRMPFPGPGLAVRVLGEVTPEKVAIVREANAIVEEEIAKAGLRPWQAFAVLLGVKTVGVQGDIRAYKETIAIRVVESLDGMTANAMNVPFEVLQRIAFRITSEIPEVGRVLYDITNKPPATIEFE, encoded by the coding sequence ATGTGGGAGAGCTTCATTGATGAGAAGGTTAAAGAGATAAGGGAAACGGTTGGAGATGGGAAGGCCATCATAGCGCTCAGTGGCGGCGTTGACAGCTCAACCGCTGCTGTTTTAGCCCACCGGGCCATCGGGGATAAACTTCACGCGGTCTTCGTGAACACGGGCTTCCTAAGGAAGGGCGAGCCGGAGTTCGTCTTGAAGACCTTCAGGGACGAGCTCGGTATGAACCTTCACTACGTTGACGCTCAGGGGAGGTTCTTCGAGGCCCTCAAGGGCGTAACTGACCCCGAGGAGAAGAGGAAGGTAATAGGCAGGGTCTTCATAGAGGTGTTCGAGGAGGTTGCGAGGGAAATCGACGCAGAGTTCCTGATTCAGGGGACTATAGCACCTGACTGGATAGAAAGCAAGGGCAAGATAAAGAGCCACCATAACGTCGGTGGACTGCCGGAGAGGCTGAACCTCAAGCTCATCGAGCCGTTGAGGGACCTCTACAAGGATGAAGTCAGGGAACTGGCAAAGGAGCTCGGCCTTCCGGAGAAGATATACAACAGGATGCCCTTCCCTGGTCCCGGACTGGCCGTCAGGGTTCTTGGGGAGGTTACCCCCGAAAAGGTTGCCATCGTCAGGGAGGCCAACGCCATCGTGGAAGAGGAGATAGCTAAAGCTGGACTGAGACCGTGGCAGGCCTTCGCGGTTCTCCTTGGCGTCAAGACCGTCGGCGTTCAGGGTGACATAAGGGCCTATAAGGAAACGATAGCTATTCGCGTTGTTGAAAGCCTCGACGGCATGACCGCCAACGCCATGAACGTTCCCTTTGAGGTTTTGCAGAGGATAGCCTTCAGGATAACGAGCGAGATTCCAGAGGTTGGCAGGGTGCTGTATGACATCACTAACAAGCCACCGGCGACGATAGAGTTCGAATGA
- the pdxS gene encoding pyridoxal 5'-phosphate synthase lyase subunit PdxS: MGKLHVIEAKGTERLKRGFARMVKGGVIMDVTNAEQARIAEEAGAVSVMALHKVPADIRKAGGVARMAPIEKIQEIMDAVTIPVMAKVRIGHVAEARVLEALGVDMIDESEVLTPADPFFHIDKREFNVPFVCGARNLGEAVRRIWEGSAMIRTKGEAGTGNIVEAVRHVRLVADNIRLIQRMTDEQVYAVAEKFAEPYLRLARQIREISGLPEQILENEPVYGHYTYREIVDGLYKILLEIKKLGRLPVVNFAAGGVATPADAALMMQMGMDGVFVGSGIFKSSTPEKMARAIVEAVNHWDEPDVIAAISKEIGEPMKGLEIEELEVRLEERGV; this comes from the coding sequence ATGGGAAAGCTCCACGTTATTGAGGCTAAGGGCACGGAGAGGCTGAAGCGCGGTTTTGCCAGGATGGTTAAAGGCGGCGTCATAATGGACGTCACCAACGCCGAGCAGGCGAGGATTGCGGAAGAGGCAGGTGCAGTTTCTGTCATGGCCCTCCATAAAGTTCCGGCCGACATTAGGAAGGCCGGCGGCGTCGCTAGGATGGCTCCGATAGAGAAGATCCAGGAAATAATGGACGCGGTAACGATTCCTGTCATGGCCAAGGTCAGGATAGGCCACGTCGCCGAGGCTAGAGTCCTTGAGGCGCTCGGTGTGGACATGATAGACGAGAGTGAGGTATTAACTCCAGCGGACCCGTTCTTCCACATAGACAAGAGGGAGTTCAACGTTCCCTTCGTCTGTGGAGCGAGGAATCTTGGGGAGGCCGTCAGGAGGATATGGGAAGGCTCCGCCATGATAAGAACCAAGGGTGAGGCCGGAACCGGCAACATCGTCGAGGCAGTCAGACACGTTAGGCTCGTCGCCGACAACATAAGGCTTATCCAGCGCATGACGGACGAGCAGGTTTATGCCGTGGCTGAAAAGTTCGCCGAGCCGTACCTCAGACTGGCCAGACAGATAAGGGAAATAAGCGGCCTGCCGGAGCAGATTCTCGAGAACGAGCCTGTTTACGGCCACTACACCTATCGCGAGATAGTTGACGGTCTCTACAAGATTCTCCTGGAAATAAAGAAGCTCGGAAGATTGCCCGTGGTTAACTTCGCCGCCGGAGGAGTTGCCACTCCAGCCGACGCCGCCCTGATGATGCAGATGGGCATGGACGGCGTCTTCGTTGGTTCAGGCATCTTCAAGAGCTCCACTCCGGAGAAGATGGCCAGGGCAATAGTTGAAGCCGTTAACCACTGGGACGAGCCGGACGTTATAGCCGCGATAAGCAAAGAGATCGGCGAGCCCATGAAGGGCCTGGAGATTGAGGAGCTCGAGGTCCGCCTCGAGGAGAGGGGCGTCTGA
- a CDS encoding GMP synthase subunit A: protein MIIIMDNGGQYVHRIWRTLRYLGVEAKIIPNTTPLEEIKAMKPKGIIFSGGPDIEKTGNCSAILDHYDEFNVPILGICLGHQLIAKYFGGKVGRGEKAEYSLVEIEILEENDIFRGLPKRLKVWESHMDEVKELPPGFKLLAKSETCPIEAMKHEELPIYGVQFHPEVAHTEMGSDVYRNFAQLCGEL from the coding sequence ATGATAATCATAATGGATAACGGCGGCCAGTACGTCCACAGGATCTGGCGCACTCTTCGCTACCTCGGCGTTGAGGCGAAGATAATCCCAAACACAACGCCTCTCGAGGAGATAAAGGCAATGAAGCCGAAGGGTATAATCTTCTCCGGCGGCCCGGACATCGAGAAGACCGGCAACTGCAGTGCTATACTCGATCACTACGACGAGTTCAACGTGCCTATCCTCGGTATCTGCCTCGGCCACCAGCTCATAGCGAAGTACTTCGGCGGTAAAGTCGGCAGAGGCGAGAAGGCCGAGTACAGCCTCGTAGAGATTGAGATACTCGAGGAGAACGACATATTCAGGGGACTTCCCAAGAGACTCAAAGTCTGGGAAAGCCATATGGATGAGGTGAAAGAGCTCCCGCCCGGTTTCAAACTTCTGGCAAAGAGCGAGACCTGTCCGATCGAGGCTATGAAGCACGAGGAATTGCCAATCTACGGCGTTCAGTTCCATCCAGAGGTCGCCCACACCGAGATGGGGAGCGACGTTTACCGCAACTTTGCTCAGCTCTGCGGAGAGCTCTAA